In the genome of Streptomyces sp. Tu 3180, the window CGGGTCAGGTCGCCCTCGGCGATCGCCGACGAGGTCTCCACCATGTCCTCCAGCGGCCGCATCCGCCGCCGCACACTGAACATGGTCAGGCAGGCCAGCAGCAGCAACAGCAGCGTCCCGATGGCCAGATCGAACTTGACCGCCTTGGCGATGCCGTCGTGCACCGCCTCGGTGGAGCCGGCGATCAGGATGTACGTGCCGTCCGCGAGCCGGGTGGCGGTGACGCGGTAGGCGGCGCCGCGCACGGTGACGTCGTGCGGTTCCGGGTCCTGGAGCAGGGTGCGCGCGTCGCCCACCGCGTCGGCCAGGGCGCGCTGCGCGTCGGTCGGTGCGAAGCCGAGGACGCCGACGGGCTCGCCCCGGGTGTTCACGGCGGCGAAGATCGAGTCCGGGTCGTCCTCCCGGTTCCGGTCCGGGTCCACCCGGTCGCGGAAGAAGCGCAGCACGCTCAGCGAGTCGATCTGCCGCAGCGTCAGTTCCGTACCGCCCAGCGAGTCCCGGGTCCGGGTCAGCTCCGTGTCGATCTGGTCCAGCAGGTAGTAGCGCATGCCCATCACGCTCACCGCGGTGGCCGCCACGATGCCGAGGGCCAGCAGCACCACGTTCGCCAGGGTCAGCTGCCCGCGCAGCGAGTGGATGCCCCAGCCGCGGCCCGGGTTCCGGCGTCGGAGCCTCACGTCAGGCCGTACCCGACCCCGCGCCGGGTGGTGATCACCGGCGGGCCCAGGGTGTCGAGTTTGCGCCGCAGATAGCTGATGTAGGTCTCGACGACGGTCGACTCGGCCGGTGCGTGCTCGTACTGCCAGACGTGGCGCAGCAGTTGCTCCTTGGGCACGATCCGGCCGCCGTTGCGCACCAGGAAGCGCAGCAGCGCGTACTCGGTGGGGGTCAGCTCGACCGAACGGCCCGCGCGGCGCACCGAGTACGTCGTCTCGTCCAGTTCCAGGTCGCCGTGGCGCAGCGGCGCACGCTGCGGGACGACGTCGACCGGGCGGGTGCGGCGCAGCACCGCCGTGATCCGGGCGACGACCTCGTCGATGTTGAACGGCTTGGTGATGTAGTCGTCGCCGAAGCCGAGCGCGCCGACGATCTCGGCGGGCGCGTCCCGCGCGGTGAGGAACACCAGCGCCAGCTCCGGCCGCCGGGACCGCAGTTCGCGCCCCAGGGCGCGGCCGTCGCCGTCCGGCAGCATCACGTCGAGCAGGGCGGCGTCGGGGCGGGTGTGCTCGGTCAGCGCGAGCGCCTCGCGGACCGTGCCCGCGGTCATGACCTCGAAGCGGTGGTAGCGCAGGGCGATGGAGAGGACGTCCGCGATGCTCTCCTCGTCCTCCACGACCAGCACGGTGCCGGGAGCTGTCGTCATGCCTCAAGTATCGGCGCGGCCCCCCGCGGTCGTACGGGTCTTCGCTTTGGAGTTCCTTGAGAGTCCCGCGCCGGTCGTGTCCCCGCGCGGGCGTTGCCGTCGATCCTGCTGCCCAGGACCCGGGGGACCGACCGAGCGACGAAGGAGCGGACACGTGGCGGTATTGGCACGCTGGTGCTATCGGCATCGGCTGGTGGTCCTGTTGTTGTGGGTGGGGGCGCTGTTCGGACTGGGGGTTTCGGCGAGCGGCGCGGGCACGAACTACGCGGAGGTCTTCTCGCTGCCGGACACGGACTCCAAGCGGGCGTACGACCTGATGGAGCGGGCGTTCCCGGAACGCGCCGGGGACACCGACACCGTGGTGTGGAGGGTCGAGGAGGGGTCCGTGCGGGACGGCTCCGTACGGTCCCGGATCGAGCCGGCGCTGACGGAGATCGGGCGCATGGAGGGCGTCGGCGCCGTCACGACCCCCTACGGCGCACAGGGCGCGGCGCAGATCAGTGAGGACGGGCGGACCGCCTACGCGCAGGTCACGTTCGCCGAGCAGGCGGACGCCGTGCCGAAGGAGCTGGTCCAGGACGTCGTCGACACGGCGCAGGGCGCCGCGCGCGACGGGCTCCAGGTGGAGCTGGGCGGCCAGGCCATCACGCGCGTCCAGGAGCCGCCGACGGGCACGGCCGAGCTGGTCGGCATCCTGGCCGCCGCGATCGTGCTGTTCGTGGCGTTCGGGTCGCTGTTCGCGATGCTGCTGCCGATCGTGGTCGCCGTCTTCGGCGTCGGCACCGGCATGTTCGGCACCCAGCTGCTCAGCCACGTCACCGACGTGCCCGAACTCGCCTCGCTGCTGTCCACGCTGATCGGTCTCGGCGTCGGCATCGACTACGCCCTGTTCATCGTCACCCGGCACCGGCGCGGCATCCTGCGCGGCGCCGACCCGGAGGAG includes:
- a CDS encoding response regulator transcription factor, with amino-acid sequence MTTAPGTVLVVEDEESIADVLSIALRYHRFEVMTAGTVREALALTEHTRPDAALLDVMLPDGDGRALGRELRSRRPELALVFLTARDAPAEIVGALGFGDDYITKPFNIDEVVARITAVLRRTRPVDVVPQRAPLRHGDLELDETTYSVRRAGRSVELTPTEYALLRFLVRNGGRIVPKEQLLRHVWQYEHAPAESTVVETYISYLRRKLDTLGPPVITTRRGVGYGLT